In the genome of Paramisgurnus dabryanus chromosome 18, PD_genome_1.1, whole genome shotgun sequence, one region contains:
- the LOC135776819 gene encoding olfactory receptor 2K2-like, with amino-acid sequence MDNISSYSFFTLTALDDYSTSSRITIFCFALPGYLLTVFVNLVLIFIIILEKILHQPMYIFVCSLCINGLYGATGFYPSFLYFLLIETNVISFGDCVIQSFVIFSYAGGEFTNLTVMAFDRYLAICRPLYYHTVMTSVTVWRLLTFIWMFTCLTALVMLLMTLRFPLCMNQIDKLYCETWILERLACQVDTAQFVMSGIFGCLIITMVCFVICSYIKIIIACKHSVQNHNKFMTTCLPHLVALLNYVLWSLINVSYVRFGSSILPQAFKNFMSVSYMVVPPLVNPIIYGIVLTPIRTKVIYALQRLRRKDKA; translated from the coding sequence ATGGACAACATCTCCTCCTACTCGTTTTTCACTCTCACAGCTTTGGATGACTACAGCACATCCAGCCGGATCACTATATTCTGTTTTGCACTACCAGGCTATTTGTTGACTGTTTTTGTCAATTTAGTCTTAATTTTTATCATTATTCTGGAGAAAATTCTTCACCAGCCCATGTACATCTTTGTATGTAGTTTATGTATAAATGGATTATATGGTGCCACAGGATTTTATCCatcctttctttattttttacttattgaAACAAATGTAATTTCTTTTGGAGATTGTGTCATCCAAAGTTTTGTCATTTTTAGCTATGCAGGAGGTGAGTTTACTAATCTGACTGTAATGGCATTTGATAGGTATTTAGCAATATGTCGACCGCTTTACTATCACACTGTAATGACTTCTGTCACTGTTTGGAGACTATTGACTTTTATTTGGATGTTTACTTGCCTTACTGCATTAGTGATGCTTCTGATGACTCTCAGGTTTCCATTATGCATGAATCAGATAGACAAATTATACTGTGAGACGTGGATCTTAGAAAGGCTTGCGTGCCAAGTCGATACTGCTCAGTTTGTGATGAGTGGAATATTTGGATGTCTTATTATTACTATGGTTTGTTTTGTGATTTGTtcttatataaaaataataatcgcTTGTAAGCACTCCGTACAAAACCACAACAAGTTCATGACTACCTGTTTACCACATTTGGTTGCTTTATTGAACTATGTGCTATGGTCTCTTATTAATGTGTCATATGTCCGGTTTGGAAGCAGCATTCTGCCTCAGGCTTTTAAAAACTTCATGTCAGTTTCCTATATGGTTGTTCCTCCTCTGGTGAATCCCATAATCTATGGAATAGTATTAACTCCCATTAGAACTAAAGTAATCTATGCACTACAAAGATTAAGAAGAAAAGATAAGGCATAA